A window of Theropithecus gelada isolate Dixy chromosome 14, Tgel_1.0, whole genome shotgun sequence contains these coding sequences:
- the CNGA4 gene encoding cyclic nucleotide-gated cation channel alpha-4, translated as MSQDTKVKTTESSPPAPSKTRKSLPVLDPSGDYYYWWLNTMVFPVMYNLIILVCRACFPDLQHGYLVAWLVLDYTSDLLYLLDIVVRFHTGFLEQGILVVDKGRISSRYVRTWSFLLDLASLMPTDVVYVRLGPHTPTLRLNRFLRAPRLFEAFDRTETRTAYPNAFRIAKLMLYIFVVIHWNSCLYFALSRYLGFGRDTWVYPGPAQPGFERLRRQYLYSFYFSTLILTTVGDTPPPAREEEYFFMVGDFLLAVMGFATIMGSMSSVIYNMNTADAAFYPDHALVKKYMKLQHVNHKLERRVIDWYQHLQINKKITNEVAILQHLPERLRAEVAVSVHLTILSQVQIFQNCEASLLEELVLKLQPQTYSPGEYVCRKGDIGREMYIIREGQLAVVADDGITQYAVLGAGLYFGEISIINIKGNMSGNRRTANIKSIGYSDLFCLSKEDLREVLSEYPQAQTVMEGKGREILLKMNKLDVNAEAAEIALQEATESRLRGLDQQLDDLQTKFARLLAELESSALKIAYRVERLEWQTREWPMPEDLAEADDEGEPGEGTSKDEEGRATQEGPPGPE; from the exons ATGAGCCAGGACACCAAAGTGAAGACAACAGAGTCCAGTCCCCCAGCCCCATCCAAGACCAG GAAGTCGCTGCCTGTCCTGGACCCATCTGGGGATTACTACTACTGGTGGCTGAACACAATGGTCTTCCCAGTCATGTATAACCTCATCATCCTCGTGTGCAG AGCCTGCTTCCCAGACTTGCAGCACGGTTATCTGGTGGCCTGGTTGGTGCTGGACTACACGAGTGACCTGCTGTACCTACTAGACATTGTGGTGCGCTTCCACACAG GATTCTTGGAACAGGGTATCCTGGTGGTGGACAAGGGTAGGATCTCGAGTCGCTACGTTCGCACCTGGAGTTTCTTGTTGGACCTGGCTTCCCTGATGCCCACAGACGTGGTCTACGTGCGGCTGGGCCCGCACACACCCACCCTGAGGCTGAACCGCTTTCTCCGCGCACCCCGCCTCTTCGAGGCCTTCGACCGCACAGAGACCCGCACAGCTTACCCAAATGCCTTTCGCATTGCCAAACTGATGCTTTACATTTTTGTCGTCATCCATTGGAATAGCTGCCTATACTTTGCCCTATCCCGGTATCTGGGCTTCGGGCGTGACACATGGGTGTACCCGGGCCCCGCGCAGCCTGGCTTTGAGCGCCTGCGGCGCCAGTACCTCTACAGCTTTTACTTCTCCACGCTAATCCTGACTACAGTGGGCGATACACCGCCGCCAGCCCGGGAGGAGGAGTACTTCTTCATGGTGGGCGACTTCCTGCTGGCCGTCATGGGTTTCGCTACCATCATGGGTAGCATGAGTTCTGTCATCTACAACATGAACACTGCAGATGCAGCTTTCTACCCAGATCATGCGCTGGTGAAGAAGTACATGAAGCTGCAGCACGTCAACCACAAGCTGGAACGGCGAGTTATTGACTG GTATCAGCACCTGCAGATCAACAAGAAGATAACCAATGAGGTAGCCATCTTACAGCACTTGCCTGAGCGGCTGCGGGCAGAAGTGGCTGTGTCTGTGCACCTGACTATTCTGAGCCAGGTGCAGATCTTTCAGAACTGTGAGGCCAGCCTGCTGGAGGAGCTGGTGCTGAAGCTGCAGCCCCAGACCTACTCACCAGGCGAATATGTATGCCGCAAAGGGGACATTGGCCGAGAGATGTACATCATCCGAGAGGGTCAACTGGCCGTGGTGGCAGATGATGGTATCACACAGTATGCTGTGCTCGGTGCAGGACTCTACTTTGGGGAGATCAGCATCATCAACATCAAAG GGAATATGTCTGGGAACCGCCGCACAGCCAACATCAAGAGCATAGGTTATTCAGACCTATTCTGCCTGAGCAAGGAGGACCTGCGGGAGGTGCTGAGCGAGTATCCACAGGCACAGACCGTCATGGAAGGGAAGGGACGTGAAATCCTGCTGAAAATGAACAAGTTGGACGTGAATGCTGAGGCAGCTGAGATCGCCCTGCAGGAGGCCACAGAGTCCCGGCTACGAGGCCTAGACCAGCAGCTGGATGATCTACAGACGAAGTTTGCTCGCCTCCTGGCTGAGCTGGAGTCCAGCGCACTTAAGATTGCTTACCGCGTTGAGCGGCTGGAGTGGCAGACTCGAGAGTGGCCAATGCCTGAGGACCTGGCTGAGGCTGATGACGAGGGTGAGCCTGGGGAGGGAACTTCCAAAGATGAAGAGGGCAGGGCCACGCAGGAGGGACCCCCAGGTCCAGAGTGA